Part of the Deltaproteobacteria bacterium genome, GCGCCGGTGTCCGCGCGGTCGGCGAGGATGGCTTCGAGGGTGCGCGTCTTCGGGCAGGCGAGCCCGATCTGCCGCAGGACGTCGAAGACGTTGTAGAGTCCGAGGTACAGGATGGGCTTGCCGCTCGTCAGCAGGGCGGCGGCCACCTCCCGCTCGGCGTCCGCCCACGTGACGACGTTGGTGAACCCGATGTGACCGAAGCAGTGCTCGGTGTCGGGCCCGTAGAGGCTCAGCCACCGGCCGCCCAGCATGAAGCCGAGCCCGTACCGCAGCGGCAGGCCGATGCTGAAGTCGATCTCGCCGTACGAGTGCTCCGTGACCGCCCGGCGGATCGTTCGCGACTCGAAGACCCGGACGCCGTTCTGGATGCCGCCGTCCAGCAGGAGCTGGTAGAAGCGGCTGACCTCCTCGGCAGTTGCCACCAGGTTGCCCGCGGGCACGAGGGCGGTGAGGAAGCGGGGATCGTTGGAGAGCTCGATCGCCTCGTAGAATCCCACGCCCAGCGCCCGCCAGAGGATCGTCGACAGCGGCGGGAGCACCGGCGGTCCCGTCGCGTAGCTGCGCGCGACCGCGTCCACGTCGTGCAGGTCGACGCCGTACCGCAACCAGCGGAAGCCCAGGGGCCGGCGGATGGTCTCGTCGAGCAGGGCGCGGATGCTCCGGCCGGTGACCCGGCGGACGATCTCGCCCAGCACGAAGCCGCCGGTCATGGCGTGGTAGGCGAGGCGCTGGCCGGGCCGCGAGGAGAGCTGCGCGCCGCAGAAGATGCGCACGATCTCGTCCGGCTGCGCCAGGGACTCGAGCCGCATCACCTCGGGCGGGAGGTTGGGCATCCCCGCGCGGTGGCTCAGCAGGTGGCGGATGGTGACGCGATACTTCCCGTGCGCCCCGAACTCCGGGATGTACTCCGAGACCGCGTCGTCGAGGCGGAGCGCATCGCGCTCGTCGAGCAGGTGGATCAGCATCGCGGTGACGGCCTTCGCCGCCGAGAAGATGTTGAAGGGCGTCTCGGGCGTGCAGAGCACCTTCGGGCCCTCGGGCGGATCGGCCGGGCCGTTGCCGCTGGCGTGCCCGATGGCACGGTCGATCACGATGCGGCCCT contains:
- a CDS encoding beta-lactamase family protein yields the protein MLPTLVQRCRVPPRLEEVTTVRAENEVDPREAGVVPDGPARIWAAVERLYRSGIHPAIQLCVRRKGRIVIDRAIGHASGNGPADPPEGPKVLCTPETPFNIFSAAKAVTAMLIHLLDERDALRLDDAVSEYIPEFGAHGKYRVTIRHLLSHRAGMPNLPPEVMRLESLAQPDEIVRIFCGAQLSSRPGQRLAYHAMTGGFVLGEIVRRVTGRSIRALLDETIRRPLGFRWLRYGVDLHDVDAVARSYATGPPVLPPLSTILWRALGVGFYEAIELSNDPRFLTALVPAGNLVATAEEVSRFYQLLLDGGIQNGVRVFESRTIRRAVTEHSYGEIDFSIGLPLRYGLGFMLGGRWLSLYGPDTEHCFGHIGFTNVVTWADAEREVAAALLTSGKPILYLGLYNVFDVLRQIGLACPKTRTLEAILADRADTGAATKQRASQ